TTTGCTAGAATGGAAGACAAGGTCTTACACCTAGAAGCTGTAGCAGCAACACATGATTACTTATCAGAAAAGACCGCCCTATATGAAAAAAGCAGTTCTATTGAAGTTGAAGAAGAATTTCTTAAAGCCAAAGAAGCACTGAACAAAAAAAGTGAGTAAAAGTTACAGGGGCCGCTATCGACAGGCCCCTTTACTTTTTACAATTACAGTACATCATACCCCTGATCTTCAATAGCATCCTTCATCTTATCTTTCGTTACTTTTTCCGGATCAAAATCAATATTTACTGTACCTCTATCCAAGTCCACCTTTACAGTAGATACCCCTTCTAATTTACCTACGCTGCCTTCTATGCTATTAACACAATGTTGACATGACATTCCCTCTACTTTAATTGTGACAGTTTCCATCTTGAAACACTCCTTATTTTTTCATTAACCTTCCAACTGTGACTAACAACTCATCAATAATTTCCTCGTCACCATTTTGAATTTTTTCAACAACACATGTACGTAAGTGACCTTCTAATAGCAATCTCCCAACACTATTTAATGCCGATTGGGTTGCAGAAATCTGAGTAATCACATCATCGCAATAAGTATCTTTTTCAATTAGTGCCTTGATGCCTCTAATTTGTCCTTCAATACGGTTCAAACGAGTAACTAAATTTTTCTTTACTTTCTCTGAGTGATGACTGTTCCTTTGTTCATTAAGATGACACGAATCCTGAAAATCATTCTCTGAGCTCATCCAATCTCCTCCTTATGTATCTTATTCTATTATACCCCCAGGGACTATACAAATCATTTAGTTAATCCCTTAGCAAAAGTCTATATTAAAAGGCCGACACCATTTGTGCCCGCCTTATCTTATGTACTATTTTTTTGTTTGTAGCTGCTTATCTAAATAAAACGTTCCGAATGGGATAAAGGCAAGCAACACAGCCCACAATGCCCATAGGATGGACCACCCTTTTCTAAACTTCACAATTGCCACCATAAGCAGGTAAGCAATAAATAGAAATCCATGGACTGCGCCTACTAACGTAACTGCAAATGGGAAGTCTAAGAAATATTTTAAAGGCATAGCGATGAGTAAAAGAACCAAATATGAAATCCCTTCCAAAATTGCTGTTAAACGTAGTAACCCTAAAGAGGTATGAAACATTCTCTCAACTCCATTTTCTACAACATAGTTCCATTATACATGTCCTTAGGAAAAATAAGGGCTATTAAGTTTGACAATTTCATAACATTGCTTGTTCTATGGATAAAGGAATTTTTCCTTTTCCATACTATAAAGGGAGGTGTGTTTCTATGAACTTTTTACATAAATATGGTATTGAGAAACAAAGTGAAGGTGTTATCCTCACTCTTTATGTTTCAGATTTTGATACTGAGTTTGCAAATGAGTTAGGAACATCAGGTACAGCAACACATCAAGATGAAATCAGTGAGTATGCAAAGCAACGGTTTCCTAATTTAAAGATTAATGCCATCAAAATCGTTGCAGGTGGAATACTTATAGGGATGTTCTCTTTTACATCTTTAACACAATCTAAAACAACTGTTAAAGCTGCAACTCAAGATCATACTTTGCTAAATACTCTAACGTATTCCGTTAAAAGTGGTGACTCATT
This genomic stretch from Metabacillus sp. B2-18 harbors:
- the copZ gene encoding copper chaperone CopZ, with the translated sequence METVTIKVEGMSCQHCVNSIEGSVGKLEGVSTVKVDLDRGTVNIDFDPEKVTKDKMKDAIEDQGYDVL
- a CDS encoding metal-sensitive transcriptional regulator; this encodes MSSENDFQDSCHLNEQRNSHHSEKVKKNLVTRLNRIEGQIRGIKALIEKDTYCDDVITQISATQSALNSVGRLLLEGHLRTCVVEKIQNGDEEIIDELLVTVGRLMKK
- a CDS encoding DUF3817 domain-containing protein, with protein sequence MFHTSLGLLRLTAILEGISYLVLLLIAMPLKYFLDFPFAVTLVGAVHGFLFIAYLLMVAIVKFRKGWSILWALWAVLLAFIPFGTFYLDKQLQTKK